The Flavobacterium sp. 20NA77.7 genome includes the window CTGTAGCGCAGCAAAACGAAAAATATCTTTTACATCATATTTAATGATAAAATTGACTTTTTCATTACAGTAATTACAAACTCCGTCAAACAATATTATTTTTTTATCTTTAGGAAGTTCCATAGTTAAATTAACCCTTACATATTAATTTTTTAAACCTGTTGAACCCACTCTAATTCTTCTAAAGCAACTTTTGAGGTAAAAATACCATAATTTACAGTTGCTTTGTTTTTTTCAATTTTATCAATGGTTCCAATAGATTTTCCGTCTTTCATGCGCACTCTGTCACCAATTTTCAAAGTTACTTTTGGTTTGTTTTCTTCTTCCTTTAAAGCTTTCAGTTTTTGAACTTTTTTATCTTTTCGTATGGCTTCAACTTTAACGGTAACTTCTTTAACTGTTTCTTTTTCAATAACTTCCTTTTGCTTTTTTTCTTTGGCTGATATTTTTTTTCGTTTTGAATTTTCAATTTCAACCATTTTTAAAAAATCACCAATTAACGTTTTTTTGTCTTTATTGTTAAAATATTTTTCTGAAATATCATCTATTTTTTGACCAATATAAATTAATCGTTGATTCGCATCATATAATTCTTGATAACGCTCTAATTTTTCTTGAATTTTGGCATTAATTTTTTCCATTTTTTGCCCCTCTTCTCTTGCTTTTGACTCTTCTTCTTTGAGTGTCAATGCTGTTTTTTCCATTTTAGAACGTTCTTTTTGTAACGTAGCAATGGTTTTATCAAAACGTACTTTAGTATTCTCAATTTTCTTTTTAGCTCTGTTGATGAGCCCGTAAGGGATGCCGTTTTTTTGAGCTACCTCAAACGTAAATGAACTTCCAGGTTGTCCCAGATGCAACTTAAACATTGGTTCCAGAGATTTTTCATCAAACAGCATATTTGCATTGCTTGCAAAAGGAAGTTCGTTTGCTAAAATTTTTAAATTCGTATAATGTGTGGTAATAATTCCGAATGCCTCTCTATGGTAAAATTCTTCTAAAAAAGTTTCGGCAAGGGCACCACCTAATTCAGGATCAGAACCTGTTCCAAATTCATCAATAAGAAATAACGTTTTTGAATTACACTTTTTTAAGAAATAATTCATGTTTTTCAACCGGTAACTATAGGTGCTTAAATGATTTTCAATAGACTGATTATCACCAATATCTGTTAAAATTCGATCAAACAAAAACGTTTCACTTCTTTCATGTACTGGAATTAACATTCCGCATTGTAGCATTAGTTGTAACAAACCAATTGTTTTTAATGAAATGGTTTTTCCTCCCGCATTTGGTCCAGAAATAACTATTATTCTATTGGTATTGGTTAATTCAATAGTTTGTGGAAAAGTGGCTCTTCCTTCCGCTTTATTTGTGCTATATAGAATGGGATGATATGCTTCCCTAAAAAACAAACGTTTTTCGGTATTGATTTTAGGTAAAACGCCTTGTATGCTTTTTGCATATTTTGCTTTCGCTGCAATCACATCAATAGCTGTTAGAAATTCTTGATATTGAATAAGTAAAGGAGTATAGGGTCTTAATTGTGCACTTAGTCGTCGTAAAATTTTAATAATTTCTTCACGCTCTTCATATTCTAAATTATTTAATTCTCTAGAATATTTTAAGGTTGCTTCAGGTTCAATATAAGCAATGCTTCCTGTTTTGGAATTACCTAAAATAGTACCTTTTACTTTTTTACGATACATAGCTGAAACCGCTAAAACTCTTTTGTTATCTACTATCGTTTCTCTAATTTCGTCTAAATAACCTAACGCATTATAGTGCGACAAAGCCATACCAAAACTTTGATTGATTTTTCCTCGAACTAATTGGATTGATCTTCTGATATTTACTAAATCAGGTGATGCATCATTTTTTATTTCGCCATACTTATCCATTACTTCGTCAATTACTCTAGAAATAGCAGTTGTAAATTCGATTTGACTAGATTTTTCAAATAAATTTGGGTAATAGTCTTTAAATTTTTTAAGGTAAAGTAGATATTGATTAGTGGTTAAGCTTAATTGGCTGATTTTTCGAATACTTTGTAATTCTAAAAAACTATCTTCAATTGCCAGTAATTTTATATCCGTAGTAAGTGTTTCAAATCCGTGATTTGGAAGTGCATTATTGTTTGAAAACGAAGCTAAATATTCATTAGTATAGGCTAATTCAGCAAAAAGCGCTTCTTTTTCTTTGATGGGTTCAATTGCCATTGCCTTTTCATACCCTAATTCCGTATTGCATTTTTCAGCAATAGTTACTAGAATGGTTTGAAATTCTAAATCTTTTAATGTTTTTTCGGTTATAGCAATCATTTTTTGTTTTAAAAGCTAACAAATTTACAAAGTAATTATCTTTGTAAAAAATATATTTCATGGAAGTCCCATTAAATGCATCTTGGAAGCAACTTTTACAAGCAGAATTTGAAAAACCTTATTTTGAAAAATTAATGACGTTCATACTGGTGGAATACACTCATAACAGATGTTATCCGCCTAAAGAATTGATTTTTTCCGCCTTAAATAATTGTAATTTTGAAGATATAAAGGTTGTCATTTTAGGACAAGATCCTTATCATGGTTTAGGTCAAGCAAATGGATTGTGTTTTTCAGTTAATGACGGTATTTCATTTCCTCCATCATTAGTCAATATATTTAAAGAATTAGAAGCTGATTTAACTATTCCAATAGCTATTTCAGGAAATTTAGAACGTTGGGCAAAACAAGGCATATTAATGCTAAATGCAACATTGACTGTTAGGGAAGGAGAAGCAGGCAGTCATCAAAACAAAGGTTGGGAAGAATTTACAGATGCGATTATCAAGAAAATAAATGATGAGAAAGAAGGGGTTATCTTTTTACTTTGGGGAGGTTTTGCCAAAAAGAAAGGTGCATATATAAATAAAGAAAAGCACCATGTGTTAGAAAGTGGTCATCCTTCACCATTAAGCGCAAACAGAGGATTGTGGTTTGGTAATAAACATTTTAGTCAAGTTAATGCCTTATTAAAAAAGAAAGGGTTAAAACGTATTGAGTGGTAGTTAGTTTAATTGTAATATTCCTAATATTTCTTCACCCAAGAAAGGACCACCTGGATAGTGCGCAGTATAATCCATATTAAGCCAAATGTATCCATTTTCTTCTCTATGTATAAATAATACTTTTCCATTTGTTAATTGAGGAAAGAGTTCTTTTTTAATAATAAAAACAACTTGTTCAAGGTCACTTGCTTTTCCAATAAGTAATTCGGGATACATGTGTTTACCTGTATGAATTAATCGCATAGTGCCACCAATGGCTTTTATTGTTGAGGCCATCAAAATTGCATGATCATCACAATCACCTGAAAAATAAGTTAAACTTTCACTACCTTTAGCGAAATATTCGTCTGTTATGGGGTCATTTACATAATTCCATCTTGCGTTAATTTCCTTGAAAACGGCAAAATACTGAATAAATTTTCTGTTTTCAGGTTGGTGTTTTGCCTCTAATTTAAAATGCTTATTTACACAATACAAAGCAAAGTTCCTTACTTTTGGATTTAAATAATCTACGCTTTCTAAAACCCGATTTTTATTTGGGAATGGGAGTAATGTATTGATTTTAACAGCTTCTTTTTCATAATTATCATCTGCATTATAAACAATGATTTTATACGAATTTAATACTTTAAAAAAAGTGTAATTACCTTCAAGTGCTGCTATAATAAATATGATTAAATATATTGTAATTAAGTATATTATATATTTTGAGAATAATTTAATACATCCAATAAACAGACCAAACAGCAATAAAAAAACAAATGCTTTATCATAAGGAATTTCCCATTCAAAAT containing:
- a CDS encoding endonuclease MutS2, translated to MIAITEKTLKDLEFQTILVTIAEKCNTELGYEKAMAIEPIKEKEALFAELAYTNEYLASFSNNNALPNHGFETLTTDIKLLAIEDSFLELQSIRKISQLSLTTNQYLLYLKKFKDYYPNLFEKSSQIEFTTAISRVIDEVMDKYGEIKNDASPDLVNIRRSIQLVRGKINQSFGMALSHYNALGYLDEIRETIVDNKRVLAVSAMYRKKVKGTILGNSKTGSIAYIEPEATLKYSRELNNLEYEEREEIIKILRRLSAQLRPYTPLLIQYQEFLTAIDVIAAKAKYAKSIQGVLPKINTEKRLFFREAYHPILYSTNKAEGRATFPQTIELTNTNRIIVISGPNAGGKTISLKTIGLLQLMLQCGMLIPVHERSETFLFDRILTDIGDNQSIENHLSTYSYRLKNMNYFLKKCNSKTLFLIDEFGTGSDPELGGALAETFLEEFYHREAFGIITTHYTNLKILANELPFASNANMLFDEKSLEPMFKLHLGQPGSSFTFEVAQKNGIPYGLINRAKKKIENTKVRFDKTIATLQKERSKMEKTALTLKEEESKAREEGQKMEKINAKIQEKLERYQELYDANQRLIYIGQKIDDISEKYFNNKDKKTLIGDFLKMVEIENSKRKKISAKEKKQKEVIEKETVKEVTVKVEAIRKDKKVQKLKALKEEENKPKVTLKIGDRVRMKDGKSIGTIDKIEKNKATVNYGIFTSKVALEELEWVQQV
- the ung gene encoding uracil-DNA glycosylase, with the protein product MEVPLNASWKQLLQAEFEKPYFEKLMTFILVEYTHNRCYPPKELIFSALNNCNFEDIKVVILGQDPYHGLGQANGLCFSVNDGISFPPSLVNIFKELEADLTIPIAISGNLERWAKQGILMLNATLTVREGEAGSHQNKGWEEFTDAIIKKINDEKEGVIFLLWGGFAKKKGAYINKEKHHVLESGHPSPLSANRGLWFGNKHFSQVNALLKKKGLKRIEW
- a CDS encoding transglutaminase; this encodes MQNLLNSITKIQKFIYQRKILINTIVIVLAFLVTLPVFVYTRKNILNFEWEIPYDKAFVFLLLFGLFIGCIKLFSKYIIYLITIYLIIFIIAALEGNYTFFKVLNSYKIIVYNADDNYEKEAVKINTLLPFPNKNRVLESVDYLNPKVRNFALYCVNKHFKLEAKHQPENRKFIQYFAVFKEINARWNYVNDPITDEYFAKGSESLTYFSGDCDDHAILMASTIKAIGGTMRLIHTGKHMYPELLIGKASDLEQVVFIIKKELFPQLTNGKVLFIHREENGYIWLNMDYTAHYPGGPFLGEEILGILQLN